In Shewanella sp. GD04112, the sequence TCAGCAGCGAGCAACATATCGCCATGGTGAGAGCGCTGGCGAAAGCCTCGGGTTACCGTGGTATGTGCGGCGGCCAAGCGATTGACTTAGCCTCAACCGATAAGCTCATCGACCTTAAGGCCCTAACTCAACTCCACAATATGAAAACGGGCGCCCTTATCAGCTGCGCAGTTGAGTTAGCCTTGATTGCCGCTAATGCGCCAAAAGATGAATATCAGACTATGATGGAATTTGCCCATGCGGTAGGACTTGCCTTCCAAGTGCAAGACGATATTCTGGACATCATTGCCACCACGGAAGAACTCGGCAAACCCCAAGGCTCAGACGCCGAGTCCAATAAGAGTACTTTTCCGCAACTACTTGGACTGCAAGGCGCCAAAGATACCGCCGCGCAACTGATCCAAGAGGCACTATCAGCGCTGGCTAAATTGCCATACAATAGCCAGTTAATCGCAGACTTCGCCCGCTATATCATTGAGCGAAGAATATAATAAGAGACGAAGTATCTCGCTATGAGTTTGGACATTTCACAGTTTCCCGTGTTGGCTCAGGCCAACACTCCTAATGAACTCCGCCAGCTTCCTCAGGCCCTGTTACCTCAATTGGCCGATGAGTTGCGGGAGTTTCTTCTTAAGTCCGTTGGCATGTCCAGCGGACATTTTGCCTCTGGACTCGGCACAGTCGAACTGACTGTTGCCCTGCATTATGTCTATAACACCCCGTTTGATCGTTTGATTTGGGACGTTGGCCACCAAGCCTACCCCCATAAAATCCTCACTGGTCGCCGCGACAGAATGCACACCATTAGGCAAAAGAACGGTTTACACCCTTTCCCTTGGCGGGAAGAAAGTGAATACGACACCTTTAGCGTCGGACACTCTGGCACATCCATCAGTGCCGCATTAGCCATGGCCGTTGCCGCCGAAAAAGAACAGGCAGGCCGTAAAGTGGTCGCCGTGATTGGCGATGGTGCCATGACGGGCGGTATGGTGTTCGAGGCCATGAATCACGCGGGTGATTTGCACAACGATATGCTGATGGTGCTGAACGATAACGAAATGTCGATTTCAGAAAACGTCGGCGCACTCAACAATCACTTAGCGCAACTGATGTCGGGCCGCCTCTACACCACGATTCGTGAAAGCAGCAAGAAAGTCCTCAAGGGCATGCCGGTCATCAAAGAGATGGCCAAGCGCACCGAAGAGCACCTTAAGGGTATGGTCGTACCTGGCACTCTGTTTGAAGAGTTAGGCTTTAACTATATCGGCCCCATCGATGGCCACGATGTCGATGCCCTAGTGGAAACCCTGCGCAATATGCGCTCTCTAAAGGGGCCACAAGTACTGCACATCATGACTAAAAAAGGTCGTGGTTATGAACCGGCCGAGAAAGATCCTATCGGTTGGCACGCGGTACCTAAATTTGACCCGTCACAGTTTAAGAAACCAGCCACTAAGCCGGGACTGCCAACCTTCTCCCAAGTGTTTGGCAAATGGTTATGTGATATTGCCGAGCAGGACGAAAAAGTCTTAGGCATTACCCCTGCCATGCGTGAAGGTTCGGGCATGGTGGAGTTTTCGCAGCGCTTTCCGAAACAATATTTCGATGCCGCCATTGCCGAGCAACATGCGGTGACTTTAGGTGCCGGATTTGCCTGTGAAGGCTTTAAGCCTGTGGTCGCCATTTACTCGACCTTCCTGCAACGGGGTTATGATCAACTGATCCACGATGTGGCGCTACAGCGCTTACCAGTATTGTTCGCTATTGACCGTGGCGGTATTGTCGGTGCCGACGGCCCAACCCACCAAGGCGCATTCGATTTAAGCTTTATGCGCTGCATCCCGAATATGGTGATCATGGCGCCATCGGATGAAAATGAATGTCGCCAAATGCTCTATACCGGTTATTGCTATGATGCTGGCCCGAGTGCGGTGCGTTATCCAAGGGGCAGCGCCACTGGCGCGACTCAGGTAGAAGCCATGACGGCATTGCCGATAGGTAAAGGCGTGATTAAGCGTTTAGGCAAACGTATCGCCATGCTGAACTTTGGTACCACCTTAGCCGCCGCCTTAACCGCCGCAGAAAGCTTAGACGCCACCGTCGTCGATATGCGCTTTGTCAAGCCATTAGATGTGGATTTGGTTAAAGAGATGGCGCAAACCCACGATGTGCTCGTGACAGTGGAAGAGAACGCCATTATGGGCGGCGCAGGCTCTGGCATTTTAGAGCTACTGCAAAAGCTTAAAATGCCCAAACCTGTGCTGCAAATCGGCCTACCCGATGAGTTTATTAAACATGGCTCTCCAGAAGAAGTGACCCATGATTTACAACTCGATGCCGAAGGTATGTTAGCGCAAATTAATGCTTTTCTTGCCGATTGAGTGTTGATGGGAGCTTAGCTCCCACAATACTGCAAACGTGATAAACCACGATTAACGGCAAATAGAAAAACAACAGACAAATAAAAAGGACTGCATCGGCAGTCCTTTTTATTAGTTAGCGCTAAGCGTTAGCTTAGGCTTCAATGTTGATTTCTTGGCTAGGGCCGCCCTGTGACACCATCACCATGGCTGGACGCAGTAAACGGCTGTTTAGCTC encodes:
- the ispA gene encoding (2E,6E)-farnesyl diphosphate synthase; the protein is MLVNAIKEYQLRVDDQLKQRFSTLEDTAPQLKAAMTHGALLGGKRIRPFLVYSVGQMFGVSLEKLDACAAAIECIHAYSLIHDDLPAMDDDDLRRGQPTVHIAFDEATAILAGDALQTLAFEIVTEAVPGISSEQHIAMVRALAKASGYRGMCGGQAIDLASTDKLIDLKALTQLHNMKTGALISCAVELALIAANAPKDEYQTMMEFAHAVGLAFQVQDDILDIIATTEELGKPQGSDAESNKSTFPQLLGLQGAKDTAAQLIQEALSALAKLPYNSQLIADFARYIIERRI
- the dxs gene encoding 1-deoxy-D-xylulose-5-phosphate synthase, with protein sequence MSLDISQFPVLAQANTPNELRQLPQALLPQLADELREFLLKSVGMSSGHFASGLGTVELTVALHYVYNTPFDRLIWDVGHQAYPHKILTGRRDRMHTIRQKNGLHPFPWREESEYDTFSVGHSGTSISAALAMAVAAEKEQAGRKVVAVIGDGAMTGGMVFEAMNHAGDLHNDMLMVLNDNEMSISENVGALNNHLAQLMSGRLYTTIRESSKKVLKGMPVIKEMAKRTEEHLKGMVVPGTLFEELGFNYIGPIDGHDVDALVETLRNMRSLKGPQVLHIMTKKGRGYEPAEKDPIGWHAVPKFDPSQFKKPATKPGLPTFSQVFGKWLCDIAEQDEKVLGITPAMREGSGMVEFSQRFPKQYFDAAIAEQHAVTLGAGFACEGFKPVVAIYSTFLQRGYDQLIHDVALQRLPVLFAIDRGGIVGADGPTHQGAFDLSFMRCIPNMVIMAPSDENECRQMLYTGYCYDAGPSAVRYPRGSATGATQVEAMTALPIGKGVIKRLGKRIAMLNFGTTLAAALTAAESLDATVVDMRFVKPLDVDLVKEMAQTHDVLVTVEENAIMGGAGSGILELLQKLKMPKPVLQIGLPDEFIKHGSPEEVTHDLQLDAEGMLAQINAFLAD